The genomic DNA CTTATAAATTTAATCATAAGGCCTGGGGTAAAGCAAAAGGTTCTAAGAAGCAGAACCATAACCAAGTCCATCATGATGTAACAGAGTTGCCAAACGGTGATCTGATTGCGACGGTTTCCGACGGCGGTCGTACTTATGTTGAAGATACGATGATCGTCATTTCGCATAAGACGGGCAAAATTACGAAAGTTATCAATATGAAAAATATTTTGCCAGCGAAGTTCTACACGAAGTACAACGCGACGAAGTCTAACAAATACATGGGCAAGAAGGATTGGTTCCACCAAAATTCGGTCTATTACGATAAAACAGATAAGAGCTTGATTATTTCCAGCCGTAATCAGAACTTAGTGATGAAGATCGATTACAAGACTGAAAAGATCAAGTGGATCTTGTCTGGTAAAAAGACTTCCGCATGGACCAAGTCATACCGCAAGTACTTATTGAAAGCGAGTGGTAAGATTGCCTGGCCGGGTGGTCAACATGCAGCAATTGTTGATCCAAGCACATTGGGTAAGAAAAACTCACTTAATGTGATGATCTTTAACAATAATATTGCGGTTGGAACAACCAAAAAATCGTTGGCGGCTTCATCTGGTAAGTATTCAGAAGGCGTCGAATACCATATTAACGAAAAGACCAAGATGATTTCTCAAGTCGGTAGTTATGGTAAGTCGTTGGGTAAGAAGAATTTTGCCAACATTATTGGTTCCAACCGTTACTTGAGTGCTTCCAATCGATTGATTGATTTTGGTTGGCTGAATAATGGTAAAACAGCTAACATTATTGAATATGATTTGAAGCGCAAGCAACAAGTATTTAACGTTGAATTAACAGGCCTTCCAAGTGGTGGCTATGTCTACCGAGCGGAACGGTTCTCGTTATATCCAACGAAACACACGTATGGAATTAATGAATAAGTCAGCTTAATTGTAAAGATTAAAAACAAGCTCTCAAGGTCAGATAGAATCTGATCTTGGAAGCTTGTTTTTCATTTGGTTGATCATAATTAATATGAAAAATTGATAAAGCCTGTCAAGCTAAAAGCGGCTAGCTGCGGCCCACTGACAATAGTTAGACATTAGTCAGTACTTAACGAATGCTTGGCTAAAGAATTATTTTTTCGGTTAGCAGTAATTTAGAAAGTAACTGTCGGCTTGATATTGATAATGGCACCACGATTGTTTTTTAATCATCGCAAGACGTTTCAAAACGACTTAGATCATCAATTGCACAACTTAATGAATGAAGATTGAAATCAAAATGGACGATGGTTCTGATAAATTAACGGGTGTTAGCTGTGAGCGGCTGTATTTAATTATTGCGAGCCCATTGATTAACGCCGAATTAATAAAAAAGTCACAATTTAGTCGCAGAAATATCCGTAAATCAAGAATAAATTCATACCATGACGCATTTATGTTCACACTCCAAGTCTACAATGGTTCTTATGTTGAACGGCGCTAACTGATACCGACAAACTTATGGGTGGGAAGCACGTCTCAGCGAGATGAAATTAGTTGAAGCGGAGCGATGACGATGACCTTAAATATTGCAATTGTTTTAATCACATTATTAGTATCGTTTATATTAATGGCCATGGAAATTACGACACCAAACGCCGTAATCTTGTGTGCGCTGGCATTCTTAATGTTTGTTGGCATTTTGTCCCCCACGGATGCCTTGTCAGGTTTTGCCAACGATGGTTTAGCGACGATTGCGCTAATGTACATTATTGCTTATGCCATTGCTAAGAGTAATATTATTACGCGGCTGTTTGATCGAATCTTAGGTGATGGTCATAGTGAAAAACGGTCATTGATCCGATTGTTAGCAAGTGTCAGTGTTATCTCGCCATTTATGAATAATACGCCGATCGTATCAACATTAACCCCGATGATTCAACGTTGGACGAAGCAAAAGGGAATGGCAGTTTCAAAATTCTTGATCCCACTATCCTATGCAACAATTTTAAGCGGGCTATTGACTGTATTAGGAACATCGACTAACTTAGTTGCCCAAGGCCTGCTTTCTAAATATAAATTACAACAATTTGGGACATTTGACCTGGCGGTAGTTGGCATTCCAATCACGATTATTGGCTTGCTTTATTTACTGACAATTGGCTACCGATTATTGCCGACCTATTATGGCAGTAGCATTGATGATGTGGTCGCTGAACCTAATGACTACCTGATTGAAATGACAATCAGCGATAATTTTGAACATCTCAACGAAACGGTGGCGGCTGCCAAGTTGCGAAATCTGCCGCGTTCGTTCTTAGCTGCTATTAATCGTCGCGGTCAGGCCATCGTGCCAGTGACCGATGAAACGATTTTA from Lactiplantibacillus paraplantarum includes the following:
- a CDS encoding aryl-sulfate sulfotransferase codes for the protein MKKRNWLIALIVIVIVAVGGGWGYYKYHQSTTTTTTTSKVRSASATKKDINTRLVKTEIKAQSSETATLKKAVKNKNYTVNNMYTKVNPYGVSPLSAKVIFHTTKAAKVSYTVVGKSSKTSISNTVSKYTTSHDLTVLGLYANTNNQVKIKVTYKDGTSTTKTIRLKTAKLPSALTDFKINVKKANKQKMVLGTGNAKLTFMVRTTISGSKQSKNLSFGMDADGNIRWYTTRPTSHIFKQLNNGHLLIWTKSNAKNSYFDELVEMDYTGKVYKTYKFNHKAWGKAKGSKKQNHNQVHHDVTELPNGDLIATVSDGGRTYVEDTMIVISHKTGKITKVINMKNILPAKFYTKYNATKSNKYMGKKDWFHQNSVYYDKTDKSLIISSRNQNLVMKIDYKTEKIKWILSGKKTSAWTKSYRKYLLKASGKIAWPGGQHAAIVDPSTLGKKNSLNVMIFNNNIAVGTTKKSLAASSGKYSEGVEYHINEKTKMISQVGSYGKSLGKKNFANIIGSNRYLSASNRLIDFGWLNNGKTANIIEYDLKRKQQVFNVELTGLPSGGYVYRAERFSLYPTKHTYGINE